The genomic DNA TCACGTTAACGGCAGGTTCAATAGGACTTTTTTTTCGCGTCATTTCGCGTGTTTCGCGGGCAACATCTCCAGTTCCGCGTTTCAAATGTTGGCTGGTTTTGTCCCTCGTTCAGCGTGAAAGCGGACGATGGTGTCCCAAGCCTCTTGGGGCGTCTCGGCGTAGTCGATGAGGTCGATGTGTTCGTCGGCGATGACGCCCTCGTCGGCGAGAAACTGGATGTCGATCACTTGCTCCCAGAATTGGCGACCATACAGGATAATCGGGATCTCCTGCATGCGATGCGTCTGCCGGAGCGTGAGGGCGTCCGTGAGTTCGTCCAACGTGCCGAAGCCGCCCGGGAAGACGACGAGCGCCTTCGCGCGCAACAGGAAATGCAACTTGCGGAGCGCAAAATAGCGAAACTGAAAACACAGCTCCGGCGTAATATACGGATTCGGTCGCTGTTCCGCCGGC from Planctomycetia bacterium includes the following:
- a CDS encoding LOG family protein → PAEQRPNPYITPELCFQFRYFALRKLHFLLRAKALVVFPGGFGTLDELTDALTLRQTHRMQEIPIILYGRQFWEQVIDIQFLADEGVIADEHIDLIDYAETPQEAWDTIVRFHAERGTKPANI